The Candidatus Dormiibacterota bacterium nucleotide sequence GCTCCGTCAACGTGCTCAAGTGATGGGAATGCACATGCACCTGATGAGGGCTGCGCACCATGGCTGATGTGCCCATCGGCGCCCCCCGCGGCGGCGCCCTGCTGGGGCCGGCGACCGCCGCCGGCCGCAAGACCGCCGTCGCCCTGGGCGAGCTCGGCGAGATCACCCTCTTCTTCGCCCGCGCCCTCTGGGGCATCCGCCACGTGCACCGGCACTTCGAGGAGTTCATCCGCTTCGCGGCCTACGTGGCGCTGTCGACGCTGCCGGTGGTGGTGGTCATCAACTACTTCATGGGCAGCGAGTGCGGGCTGGAGTCGTGGTACTCGCTGAAGATCATCGGCGTCCAGGACCTGGGGGGAGTCTTCGACGCCTTCTGCGACCTGCGCGAGTGCACCCCCATCTACTTCGGCTTCGCCATCGGCGCCAAGGTGGGCTGCGGCCTCGCCGCCGAGCTGGGCACGATGCGCATCTCGCAGGAGATCGACGCCCTCAAGACCCTGGGCGTCAACACCATCGACTACCTCGTGAGCACCCGCGTCCTCGCCTGCCTGCTGGTGCTCCCGCTCCTCCACGTGGCCGCGCTCGCCTCGAGCTTCGTCGCGTCCTTCGTGGTGCAGATCCTCCAGATCCAGGCCCTGTCGCGGGGCATCTACCTCGACTACTTCTGGCGCTTCATGAACCCCCTCGACCTCGTGTACTCAC carries:
- a CDS encoding ABC transporter permease; its protein translation is MADVPIGAPRGGALLGPATAAGRKTAVALGELGEITLFFARALWGIRHVHRHFEEFIRFAAYVALSTLPVVVVINYFMGSECGLESWYSLKIIGVQDLGGVFDAFCDLRECTPIYFGFAIGAKVGCGLAAELGTMRISQEIDALKTLGVNTIDYLVSTRVLACLLVLPLLHVAALASSFVASFVVQILQIQALSRGIYLDYFWRFMNPLDLVYSLVKAMSFALCTISCGIYYGYNVTGGSDGVGRAAAKTTGISMIFVIIFNSIFTQVFWGVNPHTPVP